A genomic window from Ilyobacter polytropus DSM 2926 includes:
- a CDS encoding LytS/YhcK type 5TM receptor domain-containing protein encodes MLQLFNHLLNNIGYTITIAFFLSRLKAFRKIIEKEAFETRDKLILSLVFSTMAILGTYVGVDYNGAIANTRNIGVVVGGVLGGPVVGITAGIIAGIHRVLIDINGITALPCGLATILGGILSGMLYKNIGVNNRKIYGFVAGVIVENISMAFILIMSKPFHIAQDIVMNIYVPMVLANALGVSIVIAITESIQEDKEKMAGEQSKLAMEIANKTLPFFRELDNDSLKNVCRVIQESLGAKVVIITDKKDILANYSDDPEYLLTHKKIISESTKRVLDSGKLLVIESTDDETKFHCGLKDIHSAIITPLKEDDKVVGALKIYYTENSSLSSRNRYLAEGLSQLISTQLEISRLERLKEMAAKSELRALQAQINPHFLFNALHTVSSFVRMDPSKAREIIIDLSTYLRFNIESGDKLVTLERELEQVKAYVNIERARFNGKINVHYFIEEEVKRRKIPSLIIQPLVENSIKHGILKSTHSGNVWISAYRDGKDLRVEIQDDGVGIDERIIERINSEDKKPERIGLYNVHSRIKLLYGKGLLIEKLEKGTRISFLVKSGEEI; translated from the coding sequence ATGCTTCAACTATTTAATCATCTTTTAAATAATATAGGATATACAATTACAATAGCGTTTTTTCTTTCAAGGCTAAAGGCTTTCAGGAAAATTATTGAAAAAGAAGCATTTGAAACCAGGGATAAGCTGATACTTTCACTGGTTTTTTCTACAATGGCCATATTAGGAACCTATGTAGGAGTAGATTACAATGGTGCCATAGCAAATACAAGAAATATAGGTGTGGTTGTAGGTGGTGTGTTAGGAGGTCCGGTAGTTGGTATAACTGCAGGGATAATTGCAGGAATACACAGAGTTTTAATTGATATAAATGGTATAACCGCTTTACCTTGCGGACTCGCAACTATTTTAGGTGGAATTTTATCTGGAATGCTATATAAGAATATAGGGGTGAATAACAGAAAAATTTATGGTTTTGTTGCAGGGGTTATTGTGGAAAATATAAGCATGGCCTTTATACTTATTATGTCAAAACCTTTTCATATAGCTCAGGATATTGTAATGAATATATATGTTCCTATGGTTCTTGCAAATGCATTAGGGGTATCTATTGTCATAGCTATTACAGAAAGTATACAGGAGGATAAGGAAAAAATGGCAGGAGAACAGTCTAAACTTGCCATGGAAATAGCCAATAAAACCCTTCCTTTTTTCAGAGAACTTGACAACGATTCGCTAAAAAATGTTTGTCGTGTTATACAGGAATCTTTAGGAGCTAAAGTAGTAATAATAACAGATAAGAAAGATATACTGGCCAATTACAGTGATGACCCTGAGTACCTTTTAACCCATAAAAAGATAATAAGTGAGTCTACAAAAAGGGTTCTAGATTCGGGGAAATTATTGGTTATTGAAAGTACCGATGATGAGACCAAATTTCACTGTGGTCTAAAAGATATTCATTCCGCTATCATAACACCTCTAAAAGAGGATGATAAAGTTGTAGGGGCACTTAAAATATATTATACGGAAAATAGTTCTCTTTCGTCTAGAAACAGGTATCTAGCTGAGGGACTTTCTCAATTAATCTCGACTCAGCTGGAAATAAGCCGTCTTGAAAGATTAAAGGAGATGGCAGCTAAATCAGAACTTCGGGCACTACAAGCTCAGATAAACCCTCATTTTCTCTTTAATGCACTGCATACAGTATCTTCTTTTGTAAGAATGGACCCATCTAAAGCGAGAGAAATAATAATTGACCTTTCAACATATCTGAGATTTAACATTGAAAGTGGCGATAAACTAGTGACTCTTGAAAGAGAACTTGAGCAGGTTAAGGCCTATGTGAACATAGAACGAGCCAGATTTAACGGGAAAATAAATGTTCATTATTTTATAGAGGAAGAGGTAAAAAGACGTAAGATTCCAAGTCTCATAATACAGCCTCTAGTTGAAAATTCCATAAAACACGGGATTTTGAAAAGCACACATTCAGGGAATGTCTGGATCAGTGCTTATAGAGACGGGAAAGACCTCAGGGTTGAGATACAAGATGATGGAGTCGGTATAGATGAGAGGATAATAGAAAGAATAAATTCTGAAGACAAAAAACCCGAACGGATTGGATTATATAATGTTCACAGCAGAATAAAGCTCTTGTATGGTAAGGGGCTCTTGATAGAAAAACTCGAAAAAGGTACAAGAATAAGTTTTCTTGTGAAATCTGGGGAGGAAATATGA
- a CDS encoding LytR/AlgR family response regulator transcription factor produces the protein MKCIIVDDEYPSREELKYFIENFSSLEIVQEFEDPLEVLKYLQENSVDIIFLDINMPNLDGMSLGKLISKFNKRPEMVFITAYDHYAVDAFDIQAFDYIMKPYSEERIVNTLKRLESRPVIKSDEVKESHPHSKLTICKGDKMQVLSLDEVYYCEACERETKVFTEKDVYISKLKISDLETKLPKEMFFRCHRSYIVNIDKISEIIPWFNSTYNLKFKGLKNEVPVSRGKVKEFKDIMNIK, from the coding sequence ATGAAATGTATAATAGTAGATGATGAATATCCTTCAAGAGAGGAATTAAAATATTTTATAGAAAATTTTAGCAGCTTAGAGATTGTTCAAGAGTTTGAAGATCCTTTAGAGGTTCTAAAGTATCTTCAGGAAAACAGTGTGGATATTATATTTTTGGATATAAACATGCCAAATTTAGATGGGATGAGTCTTGGCAAACTTATTTCAAAATTTAACAAAAGACCGGAAATGGTTTTTATAACTGCATATGACCATTATGCAGTAGATGCATTTGATATACAGGCTTTCGATTATATTATGAAACCATATTCAGAAGAAAGAATCGTTAATACCCTAAAGAGACTTGAAAGCAGACCTGTAATAAAATCAGATGAAGTTAAAGAATCTCACCCTCATTCAAAGCTGACAATATGTAAGGGAGATAAAATGCAGGTTTTATCACTAGATGAAGTATATTATTGTGAAGCCTGTGAAAGAGAAACAAAAGTATTCACTGAAAAAGATGTTTATATATCCAAACTTAAAATTTCTGATTTGGAAACCAAGCTCCCTAAAGAAATGTTTTTTAGGTGTCACAGGTCATATATAGTGAATATAGATAAAATATCAGAGATAATCCCATGGTTTAACAGCACTTATAACCTTAAATTCAAGGGTCTCAAAAATGAAGTTCCTGTAAGCCGTGGTAAAGTCAAAGAGTTTAAAGATATAATGAATATAAAATAA
- the gltS gene encoding sodium/glutamate symporter encodes MLVYEFNMMQTLTLAAIVLLVGRAIKHRVPFFEKFFIPSPVIGGVLYSIITLIGHSSGSFEFTYDGQLKTLFMVAFFTTIGFAASFKLLKKGGIQVGIFLGVATSLVILQNVVGVSLAKAFHLNPLLGLAVGSVPLTGGHGTAGAFGPVLEAAGAQGAMAVSIASATFGLIAGCVIGGPIGKRLMARHGITSISEGDSQKYEGVEKPEEEKITENTLMNTVYLITLCMGLGTVISMLIKKAGIVLPIYIGPMIVAAIVRNLADGKSINLHHKTIDTIGNISLSLFLAMALMTMRLWDLAALAVPLIVMLLAQTALMAAFAYFVTYKIMGKDYDAAVISCGHCGFGMGATPNAMANMESFTASNFPSPRAFFVLPLVGALFIDFTNASIITFFINIFS; translated from the coding sequence ATGTTAGTTTATGAGTTTAACATGATGCAGACACTTACTTTAGCAGCAATTGTTTTATTGGTAGGGAGAGCCATTAAACACCGAGTTCCATTCTTTGAAAAGTTCTTTATACCGTCACCTGTTATTGGAGGTGTTCTCTATTCGATCATTACTTTGATAGGGCATAGCAGTGGGTCTTTTGAATTTACCTATGACGGGCAGCTTAAAACATTATTCATGGTTGCTTTCTTTACTACTATTGGATTTGCAGCCAGTTTCAAACTTTTAAAAAAGGGTGGAATTCAAGTAGGGATTTTCTTGGGAGTAGCTACTTCACTTGTAATCTTACAAAATGTTGTAGGAGTAAGTCTTGCCAAGGCATTTCATCTTAATCCATTATTAGGACTTGCTGTAGGATCTGTTCCGTTAACTGGAGGACACGGAACTGCAGGAGCATTCGGACCTGTACTTGAAGCAGCAGGAGCACAAGGAGCCATGGCTGTGTCAATAGCGTCTGCCACTTTCGGACTTATTGCCGGATGTGTTATAGGGGGACCTATAGGAAAGAGACTCATGGCAAGACACGGAATCACATCAATTTCTGAAGGAGATTCACAGAAATATGAAGGGGTAGAAAAACCTGAAGAGGAAAAAATTACAGAGAATACGCTAATGAACACAGTTTACCTAATAACGCTATGTATGGGTCTTGGAACAGTTATTTCAATGCTTATTAAAAAAGCTGGAATAGTTCTGCCAATCTACATCGGTCCAATGATAGTAGCTGCTATAGTAAGAAACTTAGCAGACGGGAAATCTATAAACCTGCATCACAAAACTATAGATACTATTGGTAATATTTCTTTATCTCTTTTTCTAGCGATGGCCCTTATGACAATGAGACTATGGGATCTAGCTGCACTTGCAGTACCGTTGATTGTAATGTTACTGGCTCAGACAGCACTTATGGCGGCTTTTGCATACTTTGTAACTTACAAGATCATGGGGAAAGATTATGATGCTGCAGTTATATCTTGTGGACACTGTGGGTTTGGAATGGGAGCAACACCAAATGCAATGGCAAATATGGAATCATTTACTGCTTCTAATTTCCCATCACCAAGAGCTTTCTTTGTACTGCCACTGGTAGGAGCATTGTTTATTGATTTTACAAATGCATCTATAATTACGTTCTTTATAAACATCTTTTCATAA
- a CDS encoding threonine/serine exporter family protein: MITDKILKLSTYAGKIILENGGETHRVENTVCKICEMYGYSSDCFATLTGIMASLEDQEGNISSLIVRISKRGTNLDKIHRVNLLADEAYKHTPEEFMRSLKSIEIKKPYPMHLNFLAYAFCAASFSVIFGGTYRDFIVAMIVGGALNIFIRISTKLEINNFIINSVGGSICAVIGVFFLKIGVADNLDKIIIGSLMLLVPGLALTNAVRDIIAGDFIAGIARGVEALLIATSLAIGTGAVLTLML, from the coding sequence ATGATAACAGATAAAATATTAAAACTCTCCACCTACGCAGGAAAAATTATCCTCGAAAACGGTGGAGAAACTCACAGGGTGGAGAATACCGTATGTAAAATATGTGAAATGTACGGATATTCTTCCGACTGCTTTGCCACTCTTACGGGAATAATGGCATCACTTGAAGACCAAGAGGGAAACATATCCTCTTTAATAGTTAGGATTTCAAAACGTGGCACCAATCTCGATAAAATACACCGAGTAAACTTACTCGCCGATGAGGCCTATAAACATACTCCTGAAGAATTTATGAGGTCGTTAAAATCCATTGAAATAAAAAAACCTTACCCTATGCATTTAAATTTCTTGGCCTATGCCTTTTGTGCTGCATCTTTTTCTGTTATATTCGGGGGAACCTACCGGGATTTCATTGTTGCAATGATTGTAGGTGGAGCATTAAATATTTTCATCCGTATTTCCACCAAACTTGAAATAAATAATTTTATCATCAACAGTGTAGGTGGTTCAATATGTGCAGTAATTGGAGTTTTCTTTTTAAAAATCGGAGTTGCCGATAATTTGGACAAGATAATTATCGGATCACTTATGCTTTTAGTTCCAGGACTGGCCCTTACAAATGCAGTCAGGGATATTATTGCAGGAGATTTTATAGCTGGAATTGCCCGTGGTGTAGAGGCTCTGCTTATAGCAACATCTTTGGCTATAGGAACAGGTGCCGTTCTCACATTAATGTTATAA
- a CDS encoding ATP-dependent nuclease yields MYLKKIDIKNWKSIENESIDLENLMLLIGGANHGKSSIFSAILFFLGERNYRKKDKRKGGGSVEIQGKFQIVSLEKLKKLKPYLDKNDELVLRITGGDDGFTYKVVKEYKIKEIEWNDYQDIIKNIEVVFIPSVAATSKELTDFFYKKLLTVLSNEGACDKGIIEEIKTVYSVLQQDYASRGLQRNVIFNIARILSRESKNKKRSILGNTLILYEEPELYLHPQAERELYNTLIHLSKFGTQIYVCTHSSNFVGLKQYRSICIVRRDERGTKVFQNRKRLFSRDEVKRFNMNYWINPDRSELFFAKKVILVEGQTDKILLPYLAECIGVYKYEYSIIECGSKSTIPQFIRLLNGFKIPYTAVYDKDKHDWRTKYDKENAEFKNKGIQRSINYSIGSYVEFENDIEEEIEGSDRDRKNYRHKPFMALKKVMAKDYVIPDKLIIKIEKIFK; encoded by the coding sequence ATGTACCTAAAAAAAATAGACATAAAAAACTGGAAATCAATAGAAAATGAGAGTATTGACCTAGAGAATCTAATGCTGTTGATAGGGGGGGCCAACCACGGGAAATCAAGTATTTTTTCAGCAATATTATTTTTTCTGGGAGAGCGAAACTATAGAAAAAAAGATAAGAGAAAAGGTGGAGGTAGTGTAGAGATACAGGGGAAATTTCAGATAGTGTCCCTGGAAAAACTAAAGAAACTAAAACCTTATTTAGATAAAAATGACGAGCTTGTACTTAGAATAACAGGTGGAGACGACGGATTTACATACAAGGTGGTCAAAGAGTACAAGATTAAAGAAATAGAATGGAATGATTATCAGGATATTATAAAAAATATAGAGGTTGTTTTTATTCCTTCAGTGGCGGCAACTTCAAAAGAGCTAACTGATTTTTTCTATAAAAAACTTCTCACGGTGCTCAGTAATGAAGGTGCATGTGACAAAGGGATAATCGAAGAAATAAAGACAGTTTATTCTGTATTGCAGCAGGATTATGCAAGCAGGGGCCTTCAGAGAAATGTAATATTTAATATTGCCAGGATTCTTTCTAGGGAATCTAAAAATAAAAAAAGAAGTATATTGGGAAATACCTTGATTTTATATGAGGAACCGGAACTTTATCTGCATCCTCAGGCAGAAAGAGAGCTATACAACACATTGATACATCTTTCTAAGTTTGGGACTCAGATATATGTGTGCACACACTCTAGCAACTTTGTAGGATTGAAGCAATATAGGTCGATATGTATAGTAAGGCGTGATGAAAGGGGAACAAAGGTTTTTCAAAACAGAAAAAGACTTTTTTCTAGAGATGAGGTCAAAAGATTTAACATGAACTATTGGATAAATCCAGACAGAAGTGAACTTTTTTTTGCTAAAAAGGTGATCCTAGTAGAAGGACAGACAGATAAGATACTTCTTCCTTATCTGGCAGAATGTATAGGGGTATATAAATATGAATATTCTATAATAGAATGTGGCAGTAAAAGTACTATACCCCAGTTTATACGTTTGCTGAATGGGTTTAAGATACCATACACAGCTGTATATGATAAGGATAAGCATGATTGGAGAACTAAATACGACAAAGAAAACGCAGAATTTAAAAATAAGGGAATTCAAAGAAGTATAAATTATTCCATAGGAAGTTATGTGGAGTTTGAAAATGATATAGAGGAAGAAATAGAGGGCAGCGACAGAGATAGAAAAAACTATAGGCACAAGCCTTTTATGGCATTGAAAAAAGTCATGGCAAAAGATTATGTCATACCGGACAAACTGATAATTAAAATAGAAAAAATATTCAAGTGA
- the sbcB gene encoding exodeoxyribonuclease I: MKKTYLWYDYETFGADPKRDRISQFAGVRTDMDFKVVDEMVYYCKVAEDYLPNPEASIITGITPKESNEKGITENELAEILFKEFTKEGTVTIGYNSIKFDDEVTRNLFYRTFRDPYEREWKNNCSRWDFMRAILGVYVMKPELLKWPLKDDGRPSFRLEELSIANGIIHENAHDAKSDVYATIGLAELISKKSPNVFDYFFNLRDKDFVKSELSKDELFLHIDFGYGYDRGYASIIYKIGDFINQGDKNAFLFIDILSDVENLEKMDFDEIKEYLYYSNEKLEEIGITRPGLKQIRINQSPLVIPYNNLREKPKFLEEISVNLKYKMEKIKKLSAKRKEEFLNVFTREKDKVKIDADLDIYGSFASQWDKKEMAAMHRENYQYIPKFKDKKYKELYFRFIGRNMPEILTEDEMSEWKRHCYKCISNEREGFQNIDSLKNEILELEKKYRGEKEKIKILKDIKIYAENLEKELKVDPIKPGEQLKMF; this comes from the coding sequence ATGAAAAAAACTTATCTCTGGTACGACTATGAAACTTTTGGAGCAGACCCTAAAAGAGATAGGATTTCTCAGTTTGCAGGGGTCAGAACGGATATGGATTTTAAAGTGGTAGATGAGATGGTCTATTACTGTAAAGTTGCTGAGGATTATCTTCCAAATCCTGAGGCAAGCATTATAACAGGAATAACACCAAAGGAATCAAATGAAAAAGGAATAACAGAAAATGAACTGGCAGAAATACTCTTTAAAGAGTTTACAAAAGAGGGAACAGTGACAATAGGGTATAACAGTATCAAGTTTGATGATGAAGTAACTAGAAATTTATTTTACAGAACTTTTCGAGATCCCTATGAAAGGGAGTGGAAAAACAACTGTTCGAGATGGGACTTTATGAGAGCTATTTTAGGTGTCTACGTTATGAAGCCAGAACTTCTTAAGTGGCCGCTAAAAGATGACGGCAGGCCATCGTTTAGGCTAGAAGAGCTGAGCATAGCAAATGGGATCATTCATGAAAATGCCCATGATGCGAAATCAGATGTCTATGCTACAATTGGATTGGCAGAACTTATCAGTAAAAAATCTCCAAATGTTTTTGATTATTTTTTCAACCTTAGGGACAAGGATTTTGTAAAATCAGAACTCTCTAAGGACGAATTGTTTTTACATATAGATTTTGGATATGGTTATGACAGAGGCTACGCTTCAATTATTTATAAAATTGGAGATTTTATAAATCAGGGAGATAAAAATGCATTTTTATTTATTGATATTTTAAGTGATGTGGAAAATCTTGAAAAGATGGATTTTGATGAGATAAAGGAATATTTATATTATTCCAATGAAAAGCTTGAAGAGATAGGGATAACTAGACCAGGTTTAAAACAGATAAGAATTAATCAAAGTCCACTTGTTATTCCTTATAATAACCTCAGGGAGAAACCAAAATTTCTGGAAGAAATATCTGTAAATCTGAAATATAAGATGGAAAAAATAAAAAAACTATCAGCTAAAAGAAAAGAAGAGTTTCTGAATGTATTTACGAGAGAAAAAGATAAAGTGAAAATAGATGCAGATTTAGATATATACGGCTCATTTGCCAGTCAATGGGACAAGAAAGAGATGGCAGCCATGCACAGAGAGAATTATCAGTACATACCTAAATTTAAAGATAAAAAATATAAGGAACTTTATTTTAGATTTATAGGAAGGAATATGCCTGAGATTTTGACAGAGGATGAAATGTCAGAATGGAAAAGACACTGTTATAAATGTATAAGTAACGAACGTGAAGGTTTTCAAAATATTGATTCTTTAAAAAATGAAATTTTGGAATTAGAAAAAAAGTATAGAGGAGAAAAAGAAAAAATTAAGATTCTAAAAGATATAAAAATATATGCAGAAAATCTGGAAAAAGAATTGAAAGTGGATCCAATAAAACCTGGAGAGCAACTTAAGATGTTTTGA
- a CDS encoding threonine/serine exporter family protein, with the protein MLKQVLFSLIATFCFAIIFNIRGKKLFFTSIGGGISWLTYLLCINAGYSVSFSYFLSSIALTLFSEIFAKYLETPVTTILICGLIPLVPGGGIYYTMYNIIKEKPLAAFSKGIETFLISCSLAMGIVFVTSFIKILKDIHRKKIASRIISK; encoded by the coding sequence ATGTTAAAACAGGTTTTATTTTCTTTAATTGCCACATTTTGTTTTGCAATAATTTTTAATATCAGAGGAAAAAAACTTTTCTTCACCTCTATAGGAGGTGGAATAAGCTGGCTCACCTATCTTTTATGCATAAATGCAGGATACTCAGTATCTTTTTCATATTTTTTGTCCTCCATAGCTTTGACCCTTTTCTCTGAAATATTTGCAAAGTATTTAGAGACTCCAGTCACTACAATCCTCATATGTGGGCTGATTCCTTTAGTTCCAGGAGGAGGTATATACTACACGATGTATAATATCATAAAAGAAAAACCTCTGGCGGCATTTTCAAAGGGAATAGAGACCTTCCTTATATCATGTTCCTTAGCCATGGGTATAGTCTTTGTAACATCTTTTATAAAAATTTTAAAAGATATCCACAGAAAAAAAATTGCCTCAAGAATAATTTCTAAATAA
- the murI gene encoding glutamate racemase — translation MAKIGVFDSGVGGITVVKEINKILPEDTIIYYGDNKNFHYENLSVDQIREHCMKIVEFLVLNGVDAVVVACSVATAAALDTLKSRFAHIPIVGVIDTGAKVGVEMTSNNSIGIFATPATVAMDAYPKALRNINRKISVFQKGCPKLCYMIEDGWEDTLENDEVVKEYLSYIPEQTDTLLLGCTHYPLIRHVIARYFKGTIVDSAKETADTVKKELFLKAGKSKKNKNGDPEYYISGDIKKFKEVAADFLGEDINKVYKIEL, via the coding sequence ATGGCGAAAATCGGGGTTTTTGATTCTGGTGTCGGAGGAATTACCGTAGTAAAAGAGATTAATAAAATTTTGCCTGAAGATACAATAATATATTATGGAGACAACAAAAATTTTCATTATGAAAATTTGAGTGTAGACCAGATAAGAGAGCACTGTATGAAAATTGTGGAATTTTTAGTGCTTAACGGTGTTGATGCAGTTGTTGTAGCGTGCAGCGTAGCTACTGCCGCAGCTCTTGATACATTAAAGTCGAGATTTGCGCATATTCCTATAGTTGGAGTGATAGATACTGGTGCTAAAGTTGGGGTAGAGATGACTTCAAATAATTCTATTGGCATATTTGCAACACCTGCAACCGTTGCTATGGATGCTTATCCAAAGGCTTTGAGAAACATAAACAGGAAGATTTCGGTATTTCAAAAAGGGTGTCCGAAGTTGTGTTATATGATAGAAGATGGTTGGGAGGATACTCTAGAGAATGACGAAGTTGTAAAAGAGTATCTAAGCTATATACCAGAACAAACAGATACGTTATTGTTGGGGTGTACTCATTATCCGCTTATAAGACATGTTATAGCCAGATACTTTAAAGGAACTATAGTAGATTCTGCAAAAGAAACTGCTGATACAGTAAAAAAAGAGCTGTTTTTGAAAGCAGGGAAGTCGAAAAAAAATAAAAACGGAGATCCGGAGTATTATATAAGCGGTGACATAAAAAAGTTTAAAGAAGTCGCAGCTGATTTTCTAGGTGAAGATATCAATAAAGTATATAAGATAGAGTTATAA
- a CDS encoding DUF2238 domain-containing protein, with amino-acid sequence MSREKINLFQLWIFLVVLAWSGIKPYDTFTWMLEVAPAVIGLIVIVTTYKKFPLTPLVYWLVLIHAVILIIGGHYTYARVPLFNWFRDVFELERNNYDKLGHFVQGFTPAMIAREILLRKSVVSKGRWLFFIVISICMAISSFYELLEWWVALATGTGSNEFLGTQGYIWDTQSDMFYCLIGAFLSLVFFRRLHDKELKIINSKSERG; translated from the coding sequence ATGAGCAGAGAAAAGATTAATCTCTTCCAGTTGTGGATATTTTTAGTGGTTTTAGCATGGAGTGGAATAAAGCCTTATGATACTTTTACGTGGATGTTAGAGGTAGCTCCGGCAGTCATAGGTCTTATTGTAATAGTGACGACTTATAAAAAATTTCCTCTGACACCACTTGTTTACTGGTTAGTACTTATTCACGCGGTTATTTTAATAATAGGGGGACACTATACCTATGCAAGAGTACCTTTATTTAACTGGTTTAGAGATGTGTTTGAATTGGAGAGAAATAATTATGATAAGCTAGGTCACTTTGTTCAGGGATTCACTCCTGCAATGATAGCAAGAGAAATTTTACTGCGAAAGTCGGTGGTTTCTAAAGGAAGGTGGCTTTTCTTCATTGTTATATCTATCTGCATGGCAATAAGTTCTTTTTATGAACTCTTGGAGTGGTGGGTTGCCCTTGCTACAGGGACTGGATCTAATGAGTTCTTGGGGACACAGGGGTATATCTGGGATACGCAGTCGGATATGTTTTATTGCCTTATAGGTGCTTTTTTATCACTGGTTTTTTTCAGAAGACTTCACGATAAGGAATTGAAAATCATAAATAGTAAATCTGAGAGGGGATGA